A stretch of Myxococcus hansupus DNA encodes these proteins:
- a CDS encoding serine/threonine-protein kinase, with protein MTMKNSGRGNAGTGREDDAYGTGPGSRREDAPPVPQVGRYFLLKRLGQGGMGVVYAAYDPDLDRKVALKLLHADSRTDTEEARARLLREAQAMARVSHPNVIPIFDVDVWGDRVFLAMELVDGGTLASWVKEGQRSWREILASFLDAGRGLQAAHEAGLVHRDFKPANVLVSKAGRVFVTDFGLARPVGTLPQEEPLPEEAQSLVPSERRMLDTPLTEAGLIIGTPSYMSPEQFRGADLDPRSDQFSFCVALYWALFRQRPFEPSKMEAYASSLKAQGQPAVEVTEPLQVTAPLEREPAKPLPPPVVIQEPPRDAKVPGWVRQAMMRGLSLDPAARFASMTELLGALSQEHRLTKRRRWAAGASATAMGVALVGGVLFQQSQVCAAAGARMDSVWSPSARQQVEAAFLATGKPYAQDLAGKVTQVLDGYANEWKRQSTEACEATHVHGVQTEELLTRRTVCLARRQKDLRATVDLLSSADTALVTKSLDAVHALPSLGECEDEESLAEQQRLPSDPEKRAHIEQLEEQVAGVKAMVDAGRYPAALEAARALEAPVLATGHLPLVAELRFHLGWLHEQNGQSPDASKLLFHAVRDAEAGRADRLKVAILNKLLFVEDGQQHFAQAAGWGELAHATLQRVGGEPVLEADVRMNEANLAVSQERFEDARALLEQAKALQARALPLGHPKRARTSFLLGGVMLDLGQTEKAVELLEDALALTEAAVGPWHPDMAQRHGMLSLTLRELKQDAKALEHAQAAARVRKAALGDKSIPYAEALDEVGMCLQGLKRYDEALKAYEEALALKRAALPADDERLQYSYDGVGQALLGLGKARESVEPLRQAVAFASAPPDVLAESGFALAQALWQTQQPPEARGQAVQARARFSEAGMDERVADVDAWLATLPPERTPAPARSPVRKLQR; from the coding sequence ATGACCATGAAAAACAGCGGAAGAGGAAACGCGGGCACGGGCCGCGAGGACGACGCCTACGGCACCGGCCCGGGTTCACGGCGCGAGGACGCGCCCCCCGTCCCCCAGGTGGGGCGCTACTTCCTCCTCAAGCGCCTGGGACAGGGCGGCATGGGCGTGGTGTACGCGGCCTATGACCCGGACCTGGACCGCAAGGTGGCCCTCAAGCTGCTCCACGCGGACAGCCGGACGGACACGGAGGAGGCCCGAGCCCGGTTGCTGCGCGAGGCGCAGGCCATGGCGCGCGTCTCGCACCCCAACGTCATCCCCATCTTCGACGTGGACGTCTGGGGTGACCGCGTCTTCCTCGCCATGGAGCTGGTGGACGGCGGCACGCTGGCCTCGTGGGTGAAGGAGGGCCAACGCTCCTGGCGCGAAATCCTGGCGTCCTTCCTCGACGCCGGCCGCGGACTCCAGGCCGCGCACGAAGCGGGGCTGGTGCACCGCGACTTCAAGCCCGCCAACGTGCTGGTGAGCAAGGCGGGCCGCGTCTTCGTCACCGACTTCGGCCTGGCCCGGCCCGTGGGCACGCTGCCCCAGGAAGAGCCCCTGCCGGAGGAGGCGCAGTCCCTGGTGCCCTCCGAGCGGCGCATGCTGGACACGCCCCTCACCGAGGCGGGCCTCATCATCGGCACGCCCAGCTACATGTCGCCGGAGCAGTTCCGCGGAGCGGACCTGGACCCGCGCTCGGACCAGTTCAGCTTCTGCGTGGCGCTGTACTGGGCCCTCTTCCGCCAGCGCCCCTTCGAGCCGTCGAAGATGGAGGCCTACGCCTCCTCGCTGAAGGCCCAGGGCCAGCCCGCCGTGGAAGTCACCGAGCCGCTCCAGGTGACCGCCCCGCTGGAGCGCGAGCCCGCCAAGCCGCTGCCGCCCCCCGTCGTCATCCAAGAGCCGCCGCGCGACGCCAAGGTGCCCGGATGGGTGCGCCAGGCGATGATGCGCGGCCTGTCGCTGGACCCGGCCGCGCGCTTCGCGTCGATGACGGAGCTGCTCGGCGCCCTCTCGCAGGAGCACCGGCTGACGAAGCGCCGCCGCTGGGCCGCGGGCGCCAGCGCCACGGCCATGGGCGTGGCCCTGGTCGGCGGCGTCCTCTTCCAGCAGTCCCAGGTCTGCGCCGCGGCGGGAGCGCGCATGGACTCGGTGTGGAGCCCGTCGGCCCGGCAGCAGGTGGAGGCGGCGTTCCTCGCCACCGGCAAGCCCTACGCGCAGGACCTGGCCGGCAAGGTCACCCAGGTGCTGGACGGCTACGCGAACGAGTGGAAGCGGCAGAGCACCGAGGCGTGTGAAGCCACCCACGTCCACGGCGTGCAGACCGAGGAGCTGCTGACGCGGCGGACGGTGTGCCTGGCGCGGCGGCAGAAGGACTTGCGCGCCACGGTGGACCTGCTCTCCAGCGCGGACACGGCGCTGGTCACCAAGTCCCTGGACGCCGTGCACGCCCTGCCCTCCCTGGGCGAGTGCGAGGACGAGGAGTCCCTGGCCGAACAGCAGCGCCTGCCCTCGGACCCGGAGAAGCGCGCCCACATCGAGCAGTTGGAGGAGCAGGTCGCGGGCGTGAAGGCCATGGTGGACGCGGGGCGCTACCCGGCGGCCCTGGAGGCCGCGCGCGCGTTGGAAGCGCCGGTGCTCGCCACGGGCCACCTGCCACTGGTGGCGGAGCTGCGCTTCCACCTGGGCTGGCTCCACGAACAGAACGGCCAGTCCCCCGACGCCTCGAAGCTGCTCTTCCACGCCGTGCGCGACGCCGAGGCGGGACGCGCGGACCGCTTGAAGGTCGCCATCCTCAACAAGCTCCTCTTCGTGGAGGACGGGCAGCAGCACTTCGCGCAAGCCGCCGGCTGGGGTGAGCTGGCGCACGCCACGCTCCAGCGCGTGGGCGGCGAGCCCGTGCTCGAGGCCGACGTGCGGATGAACGAGGCCAACCTCGCCGTGTCGCAAGAGCGCTTCGAGGACGCGCGCGCGTTGCTGGAGCAGGCCAAGGCGCTTCAGGCCCGCGCCCTGCCCCTGGGCCACCCCAAGCGCGCGCGCACCAGCTTCCTGCTCGGCGGCGTCATGCTCGACTTGGGGCAGACCGAGAAGGCCGTGGAGCTGCTGGAGGACGCCCTGGCGCTGACCGAGGCCGCCGTGGGCCCCTGGCACCCGGACATGGCCCAGCGCCACGGCATGCTGTCGCTGACGCTGCGCGAGCTGAAGCAGGACGCCAAGGCCCTGGAGCACGCCCAGGCGGCGGCCCGCGTCCGCAAGGCGGCCCTGGGCGACAAGAGCATCCCCTACGCGGAGGCCCTGGACGAGGTGGGCATGTGCCTCCAGGGCCTGAAGCGCTACGACGAGGCGCTCAAAGCCTATGAGGAAGCGCTCGCCCTCAAGCGCGCGGCGCTGCCCGCGGACGACGAGCGGCTCCAGTACTCCTACGACGGCGTGGGACAGGCGCTGCTGGGGCTGGGCAAGGCGCGGGAGTCGGTGGAGCCGCTGCGGCAGGCCGTCGCCTTCGCCTCGGCACCGCCGGACGTGCTGGCCGAGTCGGGGTTCGCCCTGGCCCAGGCCCTGTGGCAGACCCAGCAGCCTCCGGAGGCCCGGGGGCAGGCGGTCCAGGCCCGGGCGCGCTTCAGCGAGGCGGGCATGGACGAGCGCGTGGCGGACGTGGACGCGTGGCTCGCGACCCTCCCGCCCGAGCGGACCCCGGCCCCCGCCCGGTCGCCTGTTCGAAAGCTCCAGAGGTAA
- a CDS encoding double-CXXCG motif protein — MTRFFWLGEDTSSATHSGGTIDAWHKWGLPGVHCPTCGATWSDVGYDYPCVDLSRLPERALFERPRPEPFSEFARLRELVRPLVPPHAVLPPGTGFGPLMGKATGRFGPTAWVEQLLLLVQPGVLSRLQADGVEGLVGCRTELTFRQKSPPELLELQMEPLGRLHPDCIPSEVPPPCETCGRHGFSRPEAPILDAASLPSGVDLFRVGNFATMVIGTERFMEAARRQQLDGITYREVPART; from the coding sequence ATGACACGGTTCTTCTGGCTTGGCGAGGACACATCGTCCGCGACACATTCGGGCGGCACCATCGATGCGTGGCACAAGTGGGGCCTCCCTGGAGTGCACTGCCCCACGTGCGGCGCCACGTGGAGCGACGTCGGGTACGACTACCCCTGCGTTGATTTGTCGCGCCTCCCCGAGCGAGCGCTGTTCGAGCGTCCCCGTCCCGAGCCCTTCTCCGAATTCGCACGCCTCCGGGAGCTGGTGCGTCCCCTCGTGCCTCCGCATGCCGTGCTCCCCCCTGGAACGGGCTTCGGTCCCTTGATGGGCAAGGCGACGGGCCGATTCGGCCCCACCGCCTGGGTCGAGCAACTGCTGCTGCTGGTCCAGCCCGGCGTGTTGTCACGTCTTCAAGCAGACGGTGTCGAAGGACTGGTGGGCTGCCGAACCGAGCTGACGTTCCGGCAGAAGTCCCCGCCCGAGCTCCTGGAACTCCAGATGGAACCGCTGGGCCGCCTGCACCCTGACTGCATTCCCTCGGAGGTACCGCCTCCGTGCGAAACGTGCGGCCGGCATGGCTTCTCGCGTCCGGAAGCGCCCATCCTGGATGCGGCCTCGCTCCCCTCGGGAGTCGACCTGTTCCGCGTCGGCAACTTCGCGACCATGGTCATTGGCACAGAGCGATTCATGGAGGCCGCGCGGCGGCAGCAGCTCGACGGCATCACCTACCGGGAAGTGCCCGCGCGAACGTAA